Proteins from a genomic interval of Pecten maximus chromosome 13, xPecMax1.1, whole genome shotgun sequence:
- the LOC117340948 gene encoding titin-like: MCTARNVVGESISTIIVSLQYGPGSSLILSPQETKYTRIKGDTLPDITCTADCRPGCTFVWTRPDNTNFTVSPVLSLGQLDRSEHGTYRCTARNAAGESTKVISVIVKYEPHPYQMLDQNQTYYLSQSDTIILSSTFISNPAPSFIWTFQPYKSFDATDLRNGTDAVIIQNTFEASNLTAISVLTRTSIQESWFGLYNVTATNSQGSAMLSFTVREKLNPGIPTNLLIGCTMPHSVEVSWSDGGDSQYYHVMFSTDRFLNSQEVYPVMITKDTDGSDVYSQNIDNLDGGHVYFFKVVAYNKYGNTTSAETVGCTVYTPCSSGTGSMYVTGVVLAVTGVLTLLFTVGIGIYFRRNGRLCHRIRQLPKQKEYQDVQLSDRGGRSQSENERSPYQELDTNEVAKASVYSEIEGHHHVNPIVPDNEGDGGKYESLEGRSNPNVYEELNTTTSGNRETYINTTIACRD; encoded by the exons atgtgtactgctaggaatgttgtcggggagtccATTTCAACAATCATTGTTTCATTACAGT ATGGTCCTGGTTCTTCGCTAATTTTATCACCACAGGAGACCAAGTATACGAGGATAAAGGGTgacacgttaccggacatcacctgtacagcggactgtagacctggctgtacctttgtctggacacgaccggacaacaccaactttactgtctcacctgtgttgtcactgggacaactggacagatcagaacacgggacgtacAGGTGTACTGCTAGGAATGCTGCCGGGGAGTCGACTAAAGTGATCAGTGTTATTGTGAAAT ATGAACCACATCCGTATCAAATGCTCGACCAAAACCAGACTTATTATCTTTCCCAGTCAGACACCATTATTTTGTCTTCTACATTCATCTCCAACCCGGCGCCATCTTTCATCTGGACCTTCCAACCCTACAAATCCTTTGATGCAACGGATCTTAGAAACGGAACGGATGCCGTTATCATACAGAATACGTTTGAGGCGAGTAATTTAACTGCTATTTCAGTTTTGACTCGGACCAGTATACAGGAGAGCTGGTTTGGATTATATAACGTCACGGCAACAAACAGTCAAGGAAGTGCCATGCTAAGCTTCACAGTTCGTGAAAAAC TGAACCCAGGGATCCCAACGAATCTGTTAATTGGCTGTACCATGCCTCATTCTGTCGAAGTCTCGTGGAGTGACGGAGGGGACTCTCAGTATTACCATGTCATGTTCAGCACAGACAGGTTTCTCAACTCACAAGAAGTTTATCCAGTGATGATTACAAAAGACACAGACGGAAGCGACGTGTATAGTCAAAATATAGACAATCTGGATGGTGGCCATGTCTATTTCTTTAAGGTTGTAGCATACAATAAGTATGGGAACACAACATCGGCTGAAACTGTCGGCTGTACTGTTTATACAC CATGTTCTAGCGGAACTGGCAGTATGTATGTCACTGGAGTTGTACTGGCAGTCACTGGCGTTCTCACGCTTTTGTTTACAGTTGGAATCGGGATTTATTTCAGAC gaAATGGAAGACTATGTCATAG AATACGTCAGCTTCCAAAACAGAAGGAATACCAGGATGTACAACTTTCAGATCGAG GAGGCAGATCCCAAAGCGAAAATGAAAG ATCTCCATATCAGGAACTTGATACCAATGAGGTTGCCAAGGCGTCCGTGTATTCTGAAATCGAAGGACACCATCATG TTAACCCAATTGTCCCTGACAATGAAGGAGATGGTGG AAAGTACGAGTCGTTGGAGGGACGTTCGAATCCAAACGTTTATGAAGAACTTAATACAACAACGTCTG GTAACAGAGAGACATACATCAATACTACCATCGCTTGTAGAGATTAG